CGGCTTCCTTGAGATAGGCGAGCGCCTTCTTGGAAGCTTCGACGAGGGCGCCGAATGCTGCCGGCTCATGGATAGCCATGTCGGACAGAACCTTGCGGTCGACTTCGATGCCAGCCTTGTTCAGGCCGTCGATGAAGCGGCCATAGGTCAGGCCGAATTCGCGGACGGCAGCGTTGATACGCTGGATCCAGAGAGCGCGGAAGTTGCGCTTGTTAACCTTGCGGTCGCGGTAAGCGTACTGCTTCGAACGGTCAACCGCTGCCTTGGCGGCGCGGATGGTGTTCTTGCGACGGCCGTAGAAGCCCTTGGCTGCCTTCAGCGTCTTCTTGTGCTTGGCGTGGGCGGTTACGCCGCGTTTTACACGTGCCATGTCATGATCTCCTTAACGTGTCCAATATGCCTGAAAGTCTTAGAGACCGTTCGGCAGGTAGTTCTTGACGACCTTCTTGCCATCGGGCTCAGCGAGGATCATCGTTCCACGCGCGTCGCGGATGAACTTATTGGTACGCTTGATCATGCCGTGGCGCTTGCCAGCAGCTGCAGCACGAACCTTGCCGGTGGCGGTGATCTTGAACCGCTTCTTGGCAGACGATTTCGTCTTCATCTTGGGCATTTTGCTACTCCATTGTTCTTAAGAATCGAAACGGACAGACGAGGTCCATTTCCAGCGTTAAGAACGGCCACGGCATGCCCTGCCGGACCGTTCGGACGGGGGCTTATAACCGCACATCCCGAAAAGCGCAACTGGGGAATCGAAGACACAGGCTGCAAGCGGCGATCCGATGCCTTCAGCGCCGGCACATTCCGCCATTTTGCGACGGCGCTTTGCGCCTCAGGC
The nucleotide sequence above comes from Ensifer sp. PDNC004. Encoded proteins:
- the rplT gene encoding 50S ribosomal protein L20, which gives rise to MARVKRGVTAHAKHKKTLKAAKGFYGRRKNTIRAAKAAVDRSKQYAYRDRKVNKRNFRALWIQRINAAVREFGLTYGRFIDGLNKAGIEVDRKVLSDMAIHEPAAFGALVEASKKALAYLKEAGTENEFESAVR
- the rpmI gene encoding 50S ribosomal protein L35, with amino-acid sequence MPKMKTKSSAKKRFKITATGKVRAAAAGKRHGMIKRTNKFIRDARGTMILAEPDGKKVVKNYLPNGL